Below is a genomic region from Salinirussus salinus.
CGGCCAGCGAGCCGAGCTGGTCGCTCAGCTCGCGGAGCCGGCCGGCGTGGTCGCCGGCGTCGTCTGCAGCCGATGCGAGCAGGTCACTGGCGGTGGCGAGGTTCTCGCGCATACCCAACAGTCCGCGGAGCGGGTGCAAAACAGTTGTGCACGACACGTCCGACGGCCGGAGTCGCGGCGCGCACCGGCCAGGCCGGTCCGGACGCCGTCCCGCGTCACTCGATGAGCGGGACACACCGGACGGCCCGGTCGGCCTCGAGCAGGAGGTTTTGAGCGGTCGAGCCGAAGACCATCTTCCCCACGGGGGTGCGCTTGCGGATGCCGATGACGTACTCGTCGGCGTCGAAGTCGTCGGCCGCGGCCAGCAGGTCCTCGATCGGCTCGTTCCCGCGGACGAACTGGTGGCGCTCGACGACGGCCTCCCCCAGCCCCTCCTGCAGGATGTCGAGGGCTTCCTCGCCTGTGGCCATCTCGTCGCTCGTGGTCTCGTCGCCGCCGGGCTCGGAGGTGACGATACAGACCTCGTCGTCGGCCCCGAGCGCATCCGAGAGGTAACCGAGGAGTCGTTCACTCGTCTCCGGTCCGTCCGTGCCGACCAGCAGGCGTGACATGGTCGGGGATAGTCGGGGGGCTGAAATAAAAGTGCACCCCGAACGGGTCGCGCGTCCCTCGCTCGTGGCCCCGCATGCGGGCGGGTACCCAAACGCATTGGGTAACTAACTTAGTACCAGGAGCCCGTTAGGAGAGGTGTGGACGAGTCCCAGCTCACCGAAGGGAAGGCCATCCACAAACGGACCGGCCAGACCTTCTACTATGCGACCCGTCTGCTCCCGACGCGGATCAGGGAGCAGACGTACGTACTCTACGGCTTCTTCCGGATCGCGGACGAGGTAGTCGACGGCGACAACGGCCTGCGCCCCGACGAACAGCGCCGGCGGCTCGAGGAGATCCGCGAGGCGGCTCTCGGGCAGACAGAGGCGCACGAACCGGTCGTCGACGCCTTCGCCGAACTCCGCGAGCGCAACGGTATCCCCGACCGGGAGGTCGAGGAGTTCATCGACGCCATGCAGGCGGACATCGACACCGACCGCTACGAGACCCGCGAGGACCTCGCAGGGTACACCCGCGGCTCCGCGGCCGCGGTCGGGCACATGATGACCGCGATCATGGAACCGGACGACCCCGAGGCCGCCCACCCACACGCCGGCACGCTGGGCGAGGCGTTCCAGCTCACCAACTTCATCCGCGACGTCCGCGAGGACATCCGCGAACTCGACCGGGTGTACCTCCCTCTGGAGACCCTGGAGGCCCACGGGTCGAGCGTCGAGGAGATCCGGAACTGCGAGCCCACCCCGGAGTTCCGGGCTGCGGTCCGGGCGGAGCTTCTGCGCACCGAGAACAAGTACCGCGAGGGCGTGGCGGGCATCGAGTACCTCCCGGAGGACTGCCAGTTCGCCGTGTTGCTGGCTGCGGTGCTGTACGCCGAGCACCACCGGCTGGTGCGCGACCGGAACTTCGACGTGCTGACCCGCCGGCCGTCGCTGTCGCGGCGCCGCAAGCTGTGGACGGTCGCGAAGACCTGGTGGCACTGGCGCCGGCTCAAGGACCCTGTCTCGGTGTTCCGGCGGGTCAGCGCCGTCCCGACCAGCGACGGCGAGACCCCCGGGGCCGACGAGGGTCCCCACGTCCCCCACCCGGAGTAGGTCGGAGCCGCGTTCGCCTTCCCGTTCCCGACTATCCTGACTGCCGGCCGGCGACCCGCTCCCAGACCCGGAAGTCGAAGCGGTCGAGGCGGACCAGCCCGACCGCGAACAGCCCCGCGACTGCGACCGGCACCCACGCCCCGTAGAAGGCGTTGACTCCTCCCCACAGCAACACGAAGCTCACCAGGTCGTCGAGCACGTACGGGCACTCGCGCACGCGAGCGAGCAGGGCCGCCCGGCTGAACGCCAGGTCGACAGCCAGGACGGACACCGTCGCACTCAGCACCCACCCGGCGTAGTTGCTCAGCGGGACGCCGTAGTATCCCCCCTCCGCGTACGACCAGAACCCGAGCGCGACCGCGCCGGGGTCGAGCACGAGGTCGACCGCGATGACCGCGGCGATGACCGTCCCGAGCCTGACTGTGGGGTTGTTCGCCCGCTCGCCGAGCAGGAGGAGACAGAGCAGGTAGCTGTTGAGCACCAGCGGGAGGAAAAAGACCGGGAGTCCCAGGGGAAGCTCGCCGCCGAGGGTCGGCCCCAGCGCGACCCCGTAGGAGAACTCCCCGTAGGGCCACCCGGTCGCGAGCCCGACGGCCTCGATCCCGTAGGCGTAGGCCACGAGCGCGCCCAGTGCCAGCGCTGCCCGGCGGTCGAGGAGGGGGGCGAGCCCGCCGACCAGCGGAAGCCGCATCACCACCGTCCCGAGCAGGACCAGATACGGGTTGAACGAGAGCACCTCGGGGAGCAGCCCTTCGGCGCTCGCGAGCAGCAGGAGTGCCCCGGTCACCGGGAAGACGACGGCGATGGTAAAGCGGTTGTTCCGGACCAGCCGGTCGAGCAACGCCTCGACGTCCCGGCGGTCGACAGAGCGTGCCGAGGCGACCACCCCCTCGCTCATCGCCGGTTACCCCCGGGTGGCCGGCGGCGCGCGGGCTCACCCATTCAGAACCACCCAGACCCCGCCCATCGTCAGGGCCGCGCCGGCGACCGTGTTGATGACCGGAAACCACCAGTACGCGCGGTCCACCGACACCGAAGAGAGCGCAAAGAGGACCGTCAGGACGGGATAGGCTCCGAAGACCGCGCCCAGGAAGGGGTGGAGCAGGCCCATCAGGACTGCGGCGGCGAGCCAGACCGCCCCACAGTAGACGAGCGTCGGGCGCTCGCCGAGCACCGTCGCGGTGGTGTCGATACCGGCCTCGCGGTCGGGTTCGATGTCCGGGACCGCGGAGAAGGTGTGCATCCCCATCGTCCACAGCCAGCCGCCGGCCACGGCCAGGAGCGGCGGGGATTCCCCGGCGATGGCGATGTAGGCGACCACGCCCGGCAGGACGTACAGCCCGTTCGACAGCGAGTCCAGGAAGGGCGTGGTCTTGAACCGCAGCGGCGGGGCGCTGTACTCCACCGCGAGGAAGTAGAACGCGGCGAGCGCGTAGATCCCCTGGATGGTGAGCGCGAAGCCGAAGAGGGTCCCGACGGCACCGGCCAGGTAGACCACCATCACGACGATCCCGTCGCCGGTGTACTGGACCTCCCGGCCGCCCTCGCCTTTCTTGGGATTCTTCTCGTCGATATCGACGTCGAAGATGTCGTTGACACCGTACAGAAACAGGTTCGCGGGAATCAGAAACCACGCGAACAGCGCGAGCGCGAGCGGCTGGAAGAACTCCGCCGGGGAGTCGGCGGCGTAGACGACGCCGACGACGACGGGGCCGGCGAGATACAGCCAGAAGCGGGGCCGCGAGAGCCAGAACAGGTAACCGAAAAACGACTGGTCGGAAGGGGCAAACGCCGCCAGCCGCTCGCCGACGTCGCTCATCCCGCGTCCGCTCCCTGGTGGGCCCGTCTCATTGCTGGTTGGTCTT
It encodes:
- a CDS encoding universal stress protein, coding for MSRLLVGTDGPETSERLLGYLSDALGADDEVCIVTSEPGGDETTSDEMATGEEALDILQEGLGEAVVERHQFVRGNEPIEDLLAAADDFDADEYVIGIRKRTPVGKMVFGSTAQNLLLEADRAVRCVPLIE
- a CDS encoding phytoene/squalene synthase family protein produces the protein MDESQLTEGKAIHKRTGQTFYYATRLLPTRIREQTYVLYGFFRIADEVVDGDNGLRPDEQRRRLEEIREAALGQTEAHEPVVDAFAELRERNGIPDREVEEFIDAMQADIDTDRYETREDLAGYTRGSAAAVGHMMTAIMEPDDPEAAHPHAGTLGEAFQLTNFIRDVREDIRELDRVYLPLETLEAHGSSVEEIRNCEPTPEFRAAVRAELLRTENKYREGVAGIEYLPEDCQFAVLLAAVLYAEHHRLVRDRNFDVLTRRPSLSRRRKLWTVAKTWWHWRRLKDPVSVFRRVSAVPTSDGETPGADEGPHVPHPE
- the cruF gene encoding bisanhydrobacterioruberin hydratase translates to MSEGVVASARSVDRRDVEALLDRLVRNNRFTIAVVFPVTGALLLLASAEGLLPEVLSFNPYLVLLGTVVMRLPLVGGLAPLLDRRAALALGALVAYAYGIEAVGLATGWPYGEFSYGVALGPTLGGELPLGLPVFFLPLVLNSYLLCLLLLGERANNPTVRLGTVIAAVIAVDLVLDPGAVALGFWSYAEGGYYGVPLSNYAGWVLSATVSVLAVDLAFSRAALLARVRECPYVLDDLVSFVLLWGGVNAFYGAWVPVAVAGLFAVGLVRLDRFDFRVWERVAGRQSG
- a CDS encoding prenyltransferase → MSDVGERLAAFAPSDQSFFGYLFWLSRPRFWLYLAGPVVVGVVYAADSPAEFFQPLALALFAWFLIPANLFLYGVNDIFDVDIDEKNPKKGEGGREVQYTGDGIVVMVVYLAGAVGTLFGFALTIQGIYALAAFYFLAVEYSAPPLRFKTTPFLDSLSNGLYVLPGVVAYIAIAGESPPLLAVAGGWLWTMGMHTFSAVPDIEPDREAGIDTTATVLGERPTLVYCGAVWLAAAVLMGLLHPFLGAVFGAYPVLTVLFALSSVSVDRAYWWFPVINTVAGAALTMGGVWVVLNG